Below is a window of Deltaproteobacteria bacterium DNA.
GGAACCTTTGGGCCTGTCATGGGCTGACGAACCCATGAGCATAACCACGGCCTTTTGTGACACTGTCCGGGCCAGCTCACGGGCCTTGGCCAGGACATTCAGGCAGTACCCGAAAAGCCTCTCACTCCTCAGATCTGCACATACCCAGATTTCCATTCCACCACCCTTTGCCATTCAAAAGGACCTTTAGACAGGATTACAGGATAATCAGGATGTTGTTGTCGTGTTTCACTTCGTGGTTTACACCTTTTGACAGAAATCGTCTGCGAGACCGAATCAGGTGTTCCGCCGGAGATAACGCCATATGTCATCCTAACGATACCATATGTCGTTATCTCACTTGTGCCATCTGTCAACCGGCCACAAGATGTGGCACGAGTCGCCAGATGGCACAAGCCCAGGCTAATCAGGAGTGAGAAAGTCAACTGATCACTGAAGCCTTGGGTCATGCACAAGGTTTCAGGGAGTACTAAAATAATCCAGTTCATCCCGTTAATCCTGTCAAACAGAAATAGACGGCTGAACTCTTACAAAAAGACCTTATGCCTCAAGCCTTGCGCCATTTCCTAACCGATCAACCCCGATTCCTTCAGTCGCGTTATTAATTCCTCGGCCTGCTCCTCAGCAGTGCCCGATATGAACTCGCATTTTCTTTCCCTGGCAACCGGCGTCAAAGAGAGCACACTGGTACGCGATCCTGCCTCTCCAACCTGGTCCCGGGAAAGGCCCAGGTTTTCCAAGCCCCACTCTTCGACCTTTCCTTGCTCGAAAGCTGCTTCGATCCCCAAAAGCCCGATATCCCTGGGCTGTGCCGAAGCCGGATGGATGGTCAGCGCAGCAGGCAGAGAAAGTGCAAACTCCTCCTGGAATCCATCAGCCCTGCGGTCAATGCGGAGGCCAGAGCCCTCATGCTCAACGGAATGCGCCCAGGTCACCAGAGGCAGATCAAGCAGGACAGCGGTCTGTGGTCCTACCTGGCCCGTGTCGCTATCGGTTGTCCTGGTGCCGAAAAGGACCAGATCAAACGGGGCGAGCTTTTTGATTGCGGCAGCCAGAGCGGTGGACGTTGCGAGCGTATCTGATCCGGCAAGCGCAGGGTCACAAAGCAGAACGCTGCGGTCTACACCCATGGCCATGGTTTCGTAGAGAACGAAAGCACAAGCTGCCGGGCCCATGGAAAGAGAAGTCACTGTCCCGCCACGCTCTTCCTTCATATGCAGAGCGGCCTCCAGAGCTGGCCGATCAAACGGGTTCAGCGCCAATTGATCAGGCGACCGGATCACCCGCCCATGCGAGGTGTCCACAATCACGGCTTTGACGCATACAATGATGTGAAATCCCATCCGGCCTCCTCTATCCCAATATACCCCTGGCAATAACCATGCGGTGAATCTCGCTGGTTCCCTCGTAAATTCTCGTCACCCTGGCATCGCGGTAGTACCGCTCCACAGGGTACGATTTGGAGTACCCGTATCCACCGTGGATCTGGACGGCCATGTCTGTCACCTTACTCGAAACCTCTGAGGCATAGAGCTTGGCCATGGCCGCTTCCTGGGTAAAAGACTTCCCCTTGTCGCGCAGCACAGCCGCACGAAAGGCCATAAGCCGGGCCGCATCTACATGCGTGGCCATGTCAGCGATCATCATCTGCACAGCCTGGTGCCTGGCGATAGGAACACCAAACTGGCGGCGTTGTTTGGCGTACCGGATCGCTTCGTCGAGCGCGGCCTGGGCAATACCGACGGCCTGGGCAGCAATACCGACCCTGCCGGTATCAAGCGCTGCAAGCCCGATACGTAACCCCATGCCTTCCTTTCCCAAGAGATTTTCGGCCGGTATCTGGCAGTCATAAAGGCGAATCGATGTAACCGGGTTGGCCCGCATGCCACACAGATCCTCAAGATCACCCACCACGAATCCGGGAGTGCCTCTCTCGGCAATAATTACGCTAATCCCTTTGCGGCCGGCTTTGGGGTCTGTGCGGGCGAAGATCAGGCAAACATCAGCAACGCCGCCGTTGGTGACAAAGACCTTGTTGGCGTTGACCAGAAAATGGTCACCGTGGCGGATGGCTGTGGCTTCGATGCCGGCCGCGTCGGACCCCGCGTTGGGTTCCGTCAGACAGAAGGCCCCTATTTTTTCGCCCCTGGCAAGAGGCGGCGCCCATCTGCGTTTCTGGTCTTGGGAGCCAAAGGCCAAAAGCGGGTAGACGGCCACGCTGTTGTGAACGGTCACGCAGAGTCCAAGGCCGGCGCAAGCCCGTGAAATTTCTTCAATCACGATGATGTAGCCCACCGAGTCCATGCCTGCTCCACCCAGCTCTTTGGGCGCCTGAACTCCAAAGTAACCCAGCTTGCCCATTTTTTCCACCACTTCCCAGGGGAAGCGGGCCTCCTGGTCGATCTCTTTGGCAATGGGTTCAAGCTCGCGCTCGCAAAAGGCACGCACTGAACGCCGCACAGTCCGATGTTTTTCCGACAAAAAAGTGTCCATAATCGATTTTCTTAACAGTTCACCGCCGAGCCGCAGAGGAAACCGTTTTTTTTCGAACTAATGTGAGAAGCGACAATGGCAAAAAATAAGATGTCCAAATATCGAACATATGATCGTTTGTTGATGTATCAGAATTTGACGGAAAAATCAAAGCGTGAGGGCCGGGGCTTCATTGTGTTGAGATCTACTGTACGTCGAGTAAGTGCTTGGCAGGTGTTGCCTAGAATGGCCTGGGTTCCAAGAGCTCAAAGCCGCTCTCCTTATCCACAAGACGAACGGCTGTCGTGTCTAAGATTTCAT
It encodes the following:
- a CDS encoding electron transfer flavoprotein subunit beta/FixA family protein, encoding MGFHIIVCVKAVIVDTSHGRVIRSPDQLALNPFDRPALEAALHMKEERGGTVTSLSMGPAACAFVLYETMAMGVDRSVLLCDPALAGSDTLATSTALAAAIKKLAPFDLVLFGTRTTDSDTGQVGPQTAVLLDLPLVTWAHSVEHEGSGLRIDRRADGFQEEFALSLPAALTIHPASAQPRDIGLLGIEAAFEQGKVEEWGLENLGLSRDQVGEAGSRTSVLSLTPVARERKCEFISGTAEEQAEELITRLKESGLIG
- a CDS encoding acyl-CoA dehydrogenase family protein is translated as MDTFLSEKHRTVRRSVRAFCERELEPIAKEIDQEARFPWEVVEKMGKLGYFGVQAPKELGGAGMDSVGYIIVIEEISRACAGLGLCVTVHNSVAVYPLLAFGSQDQKRRWAPPLARGEKIGAFCLTEPNAGSDAAGIEATAIRHGDHFLVNANKVFVTNGGVADVCLIFARTDPKAGRKGISVIIAERGTPGFVVGDLEDLCGMRANPVTSIRLYDCQIPAENLLGKEGMGLRIGLAALDTGRVGIAAQAVGIAQAALDEAIRYAKQRRQFGVPIARHQAVQMMIADMATHVDAARLMAFRAAVLRDKGKSFTQEAAMAKLYASEVSSKVTDMAVQIHGGYGYSKSYPVERYYRDARVTRIYEGTSEIHRMVIARGILG